One region of Proteiniborus sp. DW1 genomic DNA includes:
- a CDS encoding N-6 DNA methylase, whose protein sequence is MTTRKTVHIITFEDIYKRLEELMLANSGENEFEEIFKLVVIKLWKELNAPESTINTVNEANRCLQEIDQLWKGILLETKLCITEEQFAVCWKIVSTFDFTKEGYEGIDAIFEFLISKEKKGSKGQYFTPRYIVDFCVKILNPKAGESVLDPATGSGAFLYHSYLNGLSNGVKLWGFDFDNTAVRIARLLMYVGNVQNFHIHKVNSLIKNGVRSNLFETGISEISTTIEDILRIEKFKGLFDIIITNPPFAGEIIEPDILESYYISSGKLKIERDVLFVERCIELLKPGGRMAIILPDNIFGAKENESLRKWILERCRIIGVIGIPRNAFMPHTSVKTSILFIQKRDTKRTGDENIFFGISEKPGKDSRGKVIYKCHNTSSWRDVDHDLDEIFVSFKSFLKKEGVRW, encoded by the coding sequence ATGACTACTAGAAAAACTGTACATATAATTACTTTTGAAGACATCTATAAACGTCTTGAAGAACTAATGCTTGCTAATTCCGGAGAAAATGAATTCGAGGAGATATTTAAGTTGGTCGTTATTAAATTATGGAAAGAACTAAATGCTCCTGAAAGCACAATTAATACCGTTAATGAAGCAAATCGCTGTTTGCAAGAAATAGATCAACTTTGGAAAGGTATTTTGTTGGAAACAAAACTTTGCATCACAGAAGAACAGTTTGCTGTTTGCTGGAAAATAGTATCGACATTTGACTTCACCAAAGAAGGATATGAAGGGATTGACGCCATCTTTGAATTCCTGATTTCTAAGGAAAAGAAGGGGTCCAAGGGTCAATATTTTACACCAAGATATATTGTTGATTTTTGCGTTAAAATACTAAATCCCAAAGCGGGAGAATCCGTTCTGGATCCAGCCACTGGTTCTGGTGCGTTTTTGTATCACTCATATCTAAATGGATTATCAAATGGAGTTAAATTGTGGGGATTTGATTTTGATAATACTGCGGTTCGGATTGCAAGATTATTGATGTATGTTGGAAACGTTCAAAACTTTCATATTCACAAAGTGAACAGTTTGATAAAGAACGGTGTTCGATCAAATTTGTTTGAAACTGGTATTTCAGAAATATCTACAACTATTGAAGATATTTTGAGAATTGAGAAATTTAAAGGGTTATTTGATATTATCATAACCAATCCACCATTCGCTGGTGAAATTATTGAGCCTGATATTCTGGAAAGTTATTATATTTCTTCTGGTAAATTAAAGATAGAAAGAGACGTGTTGTTTGTTGAACGGTGTATTGAGCTTTTAAAGCCGGGAGGCCGTATGGCAATTATTCTACCGGATAACATATTTGGTGCAAAAGAAAACGAGAGCTTGCGTAAATGGATACTTGAACGGTGTAGGATTATTGGAGTTATCGGTATACCGAGAAATGCTTTCATGCCACATACATCTGTAAAAACTAGCATCTTATTTATACAGAAGCGAGATACGAAAAGGACTGGTGATGAAAACATTTTTTTTGGTATTAGCGAAAAGCCTGGAAAAGACAGCCGTGGAAAAGTAATTTATAAATGTCATAATACATCATCTTGGAGAGATGTTGACCATGATTTGGATGAGATTTTTGTAAGCTTTAAATCGTTTTTGAAAAAAGAAGGGGTGAGGTGGTAA
- a CDS encoding polysaccharide biosynthesis protein has product MKKSSFIYGAIILAIVNFVVRFIGFAYKIILSRQIGPEGIGLFQIASPVLMFFITFTTSGMPVAVSKLVAAQKALRNDLGCKKVLRSALLLAISLSAFFITIIAIFGQFICTYILKNNDIYYLIIMLSPAILIISISSIIRGYFYGLKKVSPPGIAQILEQISRIVFVLAVVRYFQPIDPRLGAIIAVVGISVGEIFGLLWLIFHYRQYSKSQVCLPTKSQSYLSFISSIIYIAGPITLSRLIGMVMQLANAVLIPQKLMVAGYTSSEAVAIFGKVMGMSMPILFLPFTVTSALVVNIIPNLSEGVEQKRLGSMKNDIALCLRIALLISIPLTVIFVLFSKPIAIVLYNDTDVGRYMSILGFSTIFLSLQSTLTGILNGLGKQVSATINGLIGTSFQLGATLLLVGNPSYGINGFFIGFIASSFIISTLNFFTLNKVINIDINLKDYVFKPVLASIISTISVLLSYTYLLDLGIKSYITLIISLGIGLTSYLMLLILIKALPPSLMKRLYSFK; this is encoded by the coding sequence TTGAAAAAGTCTAGCTTTATATATGGTGCTATAATACTTGCCATAGTTAATTTTGTGGTAAGGTTTATTGGTTTTGCTTATAAGATTATATTATCTAGACAAATAGGTCCTGAGGGAATTGGACTATTTCAAATTGCATCGCCAGTTTTAATGTTTTTCATTACTTTCACTACATCAGGAATGCCTGTGGCAGTATCTAAATTAGTGGCAGCACAAAAAGCTCTAAGGAATGACCTAGGATGTAAAAAAGTCTTAAGAAGTGCACTACTTCTTGCAATTTCACTATCAGCTTTTTTTATTACAATAATAGCTATATTTGGACAGTTCATATGTACTTATATATTAAAAAACAATGATATTTATTATTTAATAATAATGCTATCTCCAGCAATATTAATAATCTCAATATCATCAATTATTAGGGGCTATTTTTATGGCTTAAAGAAGGTAAGTCCTCCAGGTATTGCTCAAATTCTAGAACAGATTTCAAGAATAGTGTTTGTTTTAGCTGTTGTACGCTATTTTCAACCAATAGACCCTAGACTTGGAGCAATAATTGCTGTTGTAGGAATAAGTGTAGGAGAGATTTTTGGACTTTTATGGTTAATATTTCACTATAGACAGTATTCTAAATCTCAAGTTTGCTTGCCTACGAAGAGTCAAAGCTATTTATCATTTATATCAAGTATAATATATATTGCAGGTCCTATTACACTTTCAAGACTTATAGGAATGGTAATGCAACTAGCAAATGCAGTATTGATACCTCAGAAATTAATGGTAGCTGGATATACCTCAAGCGAAGCAGTAGCCATATTTGGGAAAGTCATGGGAATGTCAATGCCAATATTATTTTTACCCTTTACAGTTACATCTGCATTAGTAGTCAATATCATCCCAAATCTATCTGAAGGAGTTGAACAAAAAAGACTTGGCAGTATGAAGAATGATATTGCACTATGTCTGAGAATAGCTCTATTGATATCTATTCCTCTGACTGTAATATTTGTTTTATTTTCGAAACCTATTGCTATAGTGCTATATAATGATACAGATGTTGGAAGATACATGAGTATCCTTGGTTTTAGCACAATATTTTTATCTCTTCAAAGTACATTGACTGGAATATTGAATGGTTTAGGAAAACAGGTTTCTGCAACTATTAATGGATTAATTGGTACTAGTTTTCAATTAGGGGCTACACTACTTCTCGTAGGTAATCCTTCATATGGCATAAATGGTTTCTTTATAGGATTCATAGCTTCTAGCTTTATTATATCAACCTTAAACTTCTTCACACTAAATAAAGTTATAAATATAGATATAAATCTTAAGGATTATGTATTTAAGCCAGTACTTGCTTCTATTATATCTACAATATCTGTACTTCTTTCCTACACTTATCTTTTGGACTTAGGTATAAAGAGTTATATAACTCTAATCATAAGTCTTGGAATAGGTTTGACATCGTATCTGATGCTTTTAATTCTTATAAAAGCTCTGCCACCATCTCTTATGAAAAGACTTTATAGTTTTAAGTAA
- a CDS encoding ABC transporter ATP-binding protein — protein MSEYIEFRDVKKVYQMGEVKTEALRGVNFSIDKGEFVIIAGASGAGKSTILNILGGMDTVSSGKVIVDNKEVSAFSKKELITYRRHDIGFVFQFYNLVQNLTAIENIELATQICKSPLDPREILDAVGLSERKSNFPAQLSGGEQQRVAIARALAKNPKLLLCDEPTGALDYNTGKAILKLLQDTCREMGMTIVVITHNLAITPMGDKIIRVKNGQIESQTINSNPIPVERIEW, from the coding sequence ATGAGTGAATATATCGAGTTTAGAGATGTAAAAAAAGTTTATCAAATGGGAGAAGTGAAAACTGAAGCTTTAAGAGGAGTGAATTTCTCTATTGACAAGGGAGAATTTGTAATTATAGCAGGTGCTAGTGGTGCAGGGAAGAGCACGATACTAAATATATTGGGAGGAATGGATACTGTTAGCTCTGGAAAGGTAATAGTTGATAATAAAGAAGTGAGTGCATTTTCAAAGAAGGAGCTTATTACATATAGAAGGCATGACATTGGCTTTGTGTTCCAGTTTTATAATTTAGTTCAAAATTTAACTGCTATAGAGAATATAGAGTTAGCAACTCAAATATGCAAGTCCCCATTAGATCCAAGAGAAATATTGGATGCAGTAGGATTAAGTGAAAGAAAAAGCAATTTTCCTGCACAGTTATCAGGAGGAGAACAACAGAGAGTAGCAATAGCTAGAGCATTAGCTAAAAACCCTAAGCTGCTTTTATGTGATGAGCCTACTGGTGCACTGGACTATAACACAGGTAAGGCAATTCTTAAGCTGCTTCAAGATACCTGTCGTGAAATGGGAATGACAATAGTTGTCATAACTCACAACCTAGCTATTACGCCTATGGGAGATAAGATTATTAGAGTAAAAAATGGTCAAATCGAAAGCCAAACTATCAACAGCAATCCTATACCAGTAGAAAGGATTGAATGGTAG
- a CDS encoding ATP-dependent metallopeptidase FtsH/Yme1/Tma family protein, with translation MKLLKNKRILIVLIAVMVIVIVSAFVFLSSRPEVTDISYIEFSKHLENGNIESVNLTAEAEIVGAFKNGELFKTDNPRTEGFKEKLLNSGVDVKETNGGSTIGDIITMIVVLVAFGGLFYFVSKNSNKMAQKEMTQMSEIDDNGENTSSITFEDVAGNDEAKESLKEMVDFIREPEKYERYGARMPRGVLLYGPPGTGKTLLAKALAGEANVPFFSVTGSDFIQVYAGLGASRIRSLFKKARATGKCVIFIDEIDALGKKRRGGASNGSSDESDRTLNALLTEMSGFKENQGIIVVAATNRIDTLDDALLRPGRFDRQLEVGLPDINARYKILELHAKNKPISKQVDLRKVAYQTVYFSGAKLESLMNESAMLAARYNDNSINMSHIDKAFYTVIAGEEKKDRSYISIEEKKVTAYHEAGHALVTKLTSPLNRVTKISIIPSTKGAGGFSMNIPPDKLYQSKEDILNHIMVALGGRAAEEIIFGKDKITTGALNDLQKATDMIISMIARYGMDDNTGLLNFEVLLGDSIGSNAYVVDRAKKLIEELYTKTLSLIRENINKLENISERLLINETMDEDELNDIILKSA, from the coding sequence ATGAAGCTGTTGAAGAACAAAAGAATCCTTATTGTATTAATAGCTGTCATGGTCATAGTAATAGTATCTGCATTTGTTTTCTTAAGCAGCAGACCGGAAGTTACAGATATATCTTATATAGAATTCAGTAAGCATCTGGAAAATGGGAATATAGAGTCTGTAAATCTTACAGCTGAGGCAGAAATAGTAGGAGCATTTAAGAATGGTGAGCTGTTTAAGACAGATAATCCTAGAACTGAAGGATTTAAAGAAAAACTTCTTAATTCTGGTGTCGATGTTAAAGAGACAAATGGCGGTAGTACTATTGGTGATATAATAACTATGATAGTAGTGCTAGTAGCTTTTGGTGGATTATTTTACTTTGTTAGCAAGAACTCTAATAAAATGGCACAAAAAGAGATGACTCAAATGTCTGAAATAGATGATAATGGAGAAAATACTTCCAGCATAACCTTTGAAGATGTAGCAGGAAATGATGAGGCTAAAGAAAGCCTAAAGGAAATGGTAGATTTTATTAGAGAACCAGAAAAATACGAGAGATATGGAGCTAGAATGCCTAGAGGAGTGTTGCTTTATGGTCCTCCAGGAACAGGTAAGACTTTGCTTGCAAAAGCTTTAGCTGGGGAAGCAAATGTTCCTTTCTTTTCAGTAACAGGTTCAGATTTTATACAGGTGTATGCTGGTCTTGGAGCAAGTAGGATAAGAAGCCTATTTAAAAAGGCAAGAGCAACAGGAAAATGCGTAATATTTATAGATGAAATTGATGCTCTAGGTAAAAAGAGAAGAGGTGGGGCATCAAATGGTTCTTCTGATGAAAGTGACAGAACACTTAATGCATTATTAACAGAAATGTCAGGATTTAAAGAAAATCAAGGAATTATAGTTGTGGCAGCGACAAATAGAATAGATACTTTAGATGATGCCTTATTAAGGCCGGGAAGATTTGATAGACAGCTTGAAGTAGGATTACCTGACATAAATGCCAGATATAAAATATTAGAGCTTCATGCTAAAAATAAACCAATAAGCAAGCAAGTTGATTTAAGAAAAGTTGCTTATCAGACAGTTTATTTTAGTGGCGCAAAACTAGAAAGTCTAATGAATGAATCTGCTATGTTAGCAGCTAGATACAATGATAATAGCATAAATATGAGTCACATAGATAAAGCTTTTTATACTGTAATTGCAGGAGAAGAAAAGAAGGATAGAAGCTATATATCTATAGAAGAGAAAAAAGTTACTGCTTATCATGAAGCAGGTCATGCTTTAGTTACTAAATTAACTTCACCATTAAACAGAGTAACTAAAATTAGTATCATACCAAGTACAAAAGGTGCTGGAGGTTTTAGCATGAACATTCCTCCTGATAAGTTATATCAATCAAAAGAAGACATATTAAATCATATAATGGTGGCTTTAGGGGGAAGGGCAGCTGAAGAAATAATTTTCGGCAAGGATAAAATAACTACAGGTGCACTTAATGATTTACAAAAGGCCACTGACATGATAATTTCTATGATAGCGAGATACGGAATGGATGACAATACAGGACTTCTAAACTTCGAGGTACTGTTAGGAGATAGTATTGGTAGCAATGCATATGTAGTTGATAGAGCTAAGAAATTAATTGAAGAGCTATACACTAAAACTTTAAGTCTAATTAGAGAAAATATCAATAAGTTGGAAAATATTTCAGAAAGACTGTTAATTAATGAAACTATGGATGAAGATGAGCTTAATGATATTATATTAAAATCAGCTTAA
- a CDS encoding glucose 1-dehydrogenase: protein MRLKDKVAIVTGSTSGMGRATAELFAKEGAKVVVTGRNEERAKEVVNRIKAEGNEAIYIIADTSNMDEVKKIFDKTIEAYGTVDILFNNAGMLSTTPIADLTLDEWNKTFSVNVTAPLYLSQLCAPIMKAKGKGVIINTSSVAGAHAHHGTAAYVTTKHALNGLTKSMAYEFGPEIRVNAILPGAIMTAMVDSVGGEAAVKHLIEDSPLKKAGQPEEIATVALFLSTDESSFITGQLLRVDGGIDL from the coding sequence ATGAGATTAAAGGACAAGGTAGCTATTGTTACAGGTTCGACTTCTGGAATGGGACGTGCAACAGCAGAATTATTTGCTAAAGAAGGTGCTAAAGTAGTAGTAACCGGAAGGAATGAAGAAAGAGCCAAAGAAGTAGTAAATAGGATCAAAGCTGAGGGAAATGAAGCAATTTATATTATTGCTGATACTTCTAACATGGACGAAGTAAAAAAAATCTTTGACAAAACAATTGAAGCCTATGGTACTGTTGATATTCTATTTAATAATGCAGGTATGTTAAGTACTACTCCTATTGCTGACTTAACATTAGATGAATGGAATAAAACCTTTAGTGTAAATGTTACTGCACCGCTTTATTTAAGCCAATTATGTGCACCTATAATGAAAGCAAAAGGAAAAGGAGTCATCATAAATACAAGCTCAGTAGCTGGTGCTCACGCACATCATGGAACTGCTGCATATGTAACTACAAAACATGCTTTAAATGGCCTAACTAAATCAATGGCTTACGAGTTTGGTCCTGAGATTCGTGTAAATGCAATATTACCAGGAGCTATTATGACTGCTATGGTTGATAGTGTAGGAGGAGAAGCGGCAGTTAAGCACTTAATCGAAGATTCACCTCTAAAGAAAGCTGGTCAACCTGAGGAAATTGCTACTGTAGCTCTATTCTTATCTACTGATGAGTCCTCTTTTATAACTGGACAATTATTAAGAGTAGATGGTGGTATTGATCTTTAA
- a CDS encoding ABC transporter permease, translating to MVVNKNALRKDALKDISKSLGRFISIVAIIALGVAFFAGVKISPEVMEFTADKYYDDYNLMDLRIVSTLGLTEDDLKEISSISGVKESFGTYIIDALALYNENEVVIRIHGFSSEDQINGVRLLKGRLPEKSDECLVEVGKELSMNVPIGSKIKLYSGKEEPLSDSLLNTEFTVVGAIQSPYYLSFEKGSSDIGNGKVRDFIMIPQENFKLDVYTDIFVTIDGAKEINSYNDEYFDVVNVVEEKIKDISKDREKTRYDNILREAQEELDKGKKEYFQEKAKADEELNKAAKEIEDAKKEIADGERKLEENERIFNSSINEGKQKLVEAEQELINGEEEYKKGLRTFNENKALANEGFKKAEDEIKQGEEGIALLEASILQISSALENPSLPDEEREKLTIELQSTKSILDKTIESVESGKRELETKKKELVRAEEELNKNKLLLEASREKLEAEKSNLINKEREGRLEIQRAREDLEKAKKDLAEGEEEYIASKEKADKELREAWEKIQDGEKELRKLKKPKWYVLNRKGHYSYVDYGGAADRIDAISKVFPVFFALVAALVCLTTMTRMVDEQRVNIGTLKALGYNNGDIAFKYILYAMTATILGCIIGIAIGYTIFPTVIFNAYGIMYLLPPVELRFNTFLALSVSLGAIGLTTITAFFACNNELRENPASLMRPRAPKMGKRILLERIPFIWNRFNFTYKVTIRNIFRYKRRFFMTVFGIAGCTALMLAAFGIRDSIRTVVDRQFGVLFTYDITVGVEPEGERYLRENKNIKDYELILNESGTLVSDGIKKDVSIIVPRNLSKIDDFIRLQNSKNGEKINIPEKGVIITEQVGKSLNVRVGDEITLISGDDEAKVKITDITENYTFNYAYLSPEYYREVFGREAKFNEAIGNLVNTSNSDENLLSKELISKEGISSVSFNTGIRENFEDTIQSLGYVVLVMIVSAGALAFVVLYNLTNVNISERIREIATIKVLGFYDNEVSAYVYRENTILTLIGTLVGLIIGVFLHRYIMVTVEMDNIMFGLEVEPLSYVFSILLTLVFSVFVNFVMYYKLRNVEMVESLKSID from the coding sequence ATGGTAGTGAATAAGAATGCATTAAGAAAGGATGCTTTAAAAGATATAAGCAAATCCCTAGGCAGGTTTATCTCTATTGTAGCTATTATAGCTTTAGGAGTAGCTTTCTTTGCAGGAGTAAAGATTTCTCCAGAGGTTATGGAGTTTACTGCTGATAAGTATTATGATGACTATAATCTAATGGATTTACGAATAGTTTCTACATTAGGGCTAACAGAAGATGATTTAAAGGAAATAAGTAGTATTTCTGGTGTAAAAGAGAGCTTTGGAACCTACATTATAGATGCTTTAGCCCTATACAATGAAAATGAGGTAGTAATTAGAATACACGGTTTTTCATCAGAAGATCAGATAAACGGGGTGAGATTGCTAAAGGGAAGATTACCTGAGAAATCAGATGAATGCTTAGTAGAGGTGGGAAAAGAGCTCTCTATGAATGTACCTATTGGATCTAAGATAAAGCTATATTCAGGGAAGGAAGAACCTTTATCTGATAGCCTATTAAATACAGAATTTACAGTAGTAGGTGCTATCCAAAGTCCATACTATCTATCTTTTGAAAAAGGAAGCAGTGATATTGGGAATGGGAAAGTAAGAGACTTTATCATGATTCCTCAAGAGAACTTTAAACTAGATGTTTATACAGATATATTTGTAACTATAGATGGGGCTAAAGAAATAAATTCATATAATGATGAATACTTTGATGTTGTTAATGTAGTTGAGGAAAAAATAAAGGATATATCTAAAGATAGAGAAAAAACTAGATATGATAATATTCTAAGAGAAGCGCAGGAGGAGTTAGATAAAGGAAAAAAGGAGTATTTTCAAGAGAAAGCTAAAGCAGATGAGGAATTAAATAAGGCAGCAAAAGAAATAGAGGATGCTAAAAAAGAAATAGCAGATGGCGAGAGAAAGCTTGAGGAAAATGAAAGAATATTCAATTCTTCTATTAATGAAGGAAAGCAAAAGCTTGTAGAGGCAGAACAAGAGCTAATTAATGGTGAAGAAGAATATAAAAAGGGACTAAGGACATTTAATGAAAATAAAGCTCTAGCTAATGAGGGCTTTAAAAAAGCTGAAGATGAAATTAAGCAGGGAGAAGAAGGCATAGCTTTATTAGAAGCAAGTATACTCCAGATAAGCTCTGCATTAGAAAACCCCTCATTACCAGATGAAGAACGAGAAAAACTAACTATAGAATTACAGTCTACTAAGAGTATTCTAGATAAAACTATAGAATCAGTGGAAAGTGGAAAAAGAGAATTAGAAACTAAGAAAAAGGAGTTAGTTAGGGCTGAGGAAGAGCTCAACAAAAACAAGCTACTATTAGAAGCTTCAAGAGAAAAACTAGAAGCAGAGAAATCAAATCTAATAAATAAGGAAAGAGAAGGCCGACTTGAAATTCAGAGAGCAAGGGAAGACCTTGAGAAAGCTAAAAAAGACTTAGCTGAGGGCGAAGAAGAGTATATTGCTTCTAAGGAAAAAGCTGATAAGGAGCTAAGGGAAGCATGGGAGAAAATCCAGGATGGTGAGAAGGAACTAAGAAAGCTAAAAAAACCAAAATGGTACGTTCTAAATAGAAAAGGCCATTATTCATATGTAGACTATGGTGGAGCAGCAGATAGAATAGATGCAATATCTAAAGTTTTCCCAGTATTCTTTGCCCTAGTGGCAGCCCTAGTCTGCTTGACTACTATGACGAGAATGGTAGATGAACAAAGAGTGAATATTGGTACATTAAAGGCACTAGGTTATAACAATGGAGATATAGCTTTTAAATATATATTATATGCCATGACAGCTACCATATTAGGATGTATTATAGGTATAGCTATAGGATATACAATATTCCCAACAGTTATATTTAATGCTTATGGGATTATGTATTTATTACCTCCTGTAGAGCTTAGATTTAATACATTTTTAGCTTTATCAGTATCTTTAGGTGCTATAGGACTTACAACTATAACAGCTTTCTTTGCATGTAACAATGAATTAAGAGAAAATCCTGCATCATTAATGAGACCAAGAGCACCAAAGATGGGAAAGAGAATACTTCTTGAGAGGATTCCATTTATCTGGAATAGATTTAACTTCACTTATAAAGTCACTATTAGAAACATATTTAGATATAAAAGAAGATTTTTCATGACTGTGTTTGGAATAGCAGGGTGTACTGCATTGATGCTAGCAGCTTTTGGTATAAGAGATTCTATTAGAACAGTTGTAGATAGACAATTTGGAGTATTATTTACCTATGATATAACTGTAGGAGTAGAGCCTGAAGGTGAAAGATATCTTCGTGAAAATAAAAATATCAAAGACTATGAGCTAATATTAAATGAAAGTGGAACCCTTGTCTCAGATGGAATTAAGAAGGATGTTTCTATAATAGTTCCTAGGAATTTGAGCAAGATAGATGATTTTATACGGCTACAGAACAGTAAAAATGGAGAAAAGATCAATATACCTGAAAAAGGTGTAATCATCACAGAACAAGTAGGTAAAAGCTTAAATGTGAGAGTAGGAGATGAAATTACTCTAATAAGTGGTGATGATGAAGCTAAAGTTAAGATTACAGATATTACAGAAAACTATACATTTAACTATGCATATCTGTCTCCAGAATATTATAGAGAAGTTTTTGGTCGTGAAGCTAAATTTAACGAGGCTATAGGAAATTTAGTGAACACCTCAAATTCTGACGAAAACTTACTGTCAAAGGAGCTAATTAGCAAAGAAGGAATATCTAGTGTAAGCTTTAATACTGGCATTAGAGAAAACTTTGAAGATACTATACAGAGTTTAGGGTATGTAGTCTTAGTTATGATTGTATCAGCAGGGGCTCTAGCCTTTGTAGTACTATATAATTTAACTAATGTCAATATAAGTGAAAGAATAAGGGAGATTGCCACTATAAAGGTATTAGGCTTCTATGATAATGAAGTATCAGCGTATGTTTATAGGGAGAATACTATATTAACTCTCATTGGGACCTTAGTAGGGCTCATCATAGGAGTATTTTTACACAGATACATTATGGTGACAGTGGAAATGGACAACATAATGTTTGGACTTGAAGTTGAGCCTTTGAGTTATGTATTTTCTATACTTTTAACCCTAGTGTTTTCTGTTTTCGTCAATTTTGTAATGTACTATAAGCTTAGAAATGTTGAAATGGTAGAATCTTTGAAATCTATAGATTAA
- a CDS encoding helix-turn-helix transcriptional regulator, with protein sequence MKSIYTDDYIFIISALRNVRLKKNITQEEMAFRLNVNQSFISKVENRERRLDVIEFLSWIDALGVSISDILPQKYYRGDDK encoded by the coding sequence ATGAAATCTATCTACACTGATGATTATATTTTTATTATTTCTGCTTTACGCAATGTTCGATTGAAGAAAAACATTACTCAGGAGGAAATGGCCTTTAGATTGAATGTTAATCAATCATTCATTTCAAAAGTTGAAAATAGGGAACGAAGGTTGGATGTTATTGAGTTCCTTTCTTGGATAGATGCTTTAGGGGTTTCTATTTCAGATATACTTCCTCAAAAATATTATAGGGGAGATGATAAATAA
- a CDS encoding DUF4368 domain-containing protein, with the protein MAIVVRKYTDIKELTAEIIREFVEKNYAYKAERIDVKRVQRIKIVYNCIGEFETLVPTSTKEQEKSA; encoded by the coding sequence ATGGCTATAGTGGTACGAAAGTATACTGATATAAAGGAACTCACAGCGGAGATTATCCGGGAGTTTGTTGAAAAAAATTATGCATACAAGGCAGAGCGCATTGATGTCAAACGAGTACAGCGTATCAAAATCGTTTATAACTGTATTGGGGAATTCGAAACGCTGGTTCCTACATCCACCAAAGAGCAAGAAAAATCGGCATAG
- the glmS gene encoding methylaspartate mutase subunit S gives MKKNIVLGVIGADCHAVGNKILDYAFTQAGFEVTNIGVLSSQEDFINAAVETGASAILVSSLYGHGEIDCRGLREKCEEAGLKDILLYAGGNLVVGKQDWESVEKRFKDMGFNRVYAPGTSPEVGIRDLKEDLHII, from the coding sequence ATGAAAAAAAATATTGTACTTGGTGTTATAGGGGCTGATTGCCACGCAGTTGGTAATAAAATTCTTGATTATGCATTTACACAGGCTGGTTTTGAGGTCACAAATATAGGTGTGCTAAGTTCACAAGAGGATTTTATAAACGCAGCTGTTGAAACAGGTGCAAGCGCTATTTTAGTATCATCACTTTATGGTCATGGAGAAATAGACTGTAGAGGACTTAGAGAAAAATGTGAAGAAGCAGGCTTAAAAGATATCTTACTATATGCTGGTGGAAATCTTGTTGTTGGTAAGCAGGATTGGGAATCAGTAGAAAAGAGATTTAAAGATATGGGATTTAATCGAGTATATGCACCTGGAACTTCACCAGAAGTAGGAATAAGAGATTTAAAAGAAGATTTACATATTATTTAG